A single window of Paenibacillus sp. FSL H8-0537 DNA harbors:
- a CDS encoding TetR/AcrR family transcriptional regulator → MKIIEKKVDLRVARTHKLLTMALKDLLSEQGKLFSTITINEICDKAMVHRTTFYKHFEDKFALLNSTLTWVLQDYLLMNIEDRLRQPLQSLSRIMLENLLEPMVQNQKNDKGFTDFFKNYIGEISKRDLLELKKRGKQFLLPIELLAEYHSGVISLLVTWWIYHFEEDMTAEQMDQYYYQLINEKIMLE, encoded by the coding sequence ATGAAAATTATTGAGAAAAAGGTTGATTTAAGAGTTGCCCGAACTCACAAATTGTTAACAATGGCACTTAAAGATCTCTTATCCGAGCAAGGCAAACTATTCAGTACTATCACGATTAATGAAATATGTGACAAAGCCATGGTTCACCGTACAACGTTTTACAAACATTTTGAGGATAAATTCGCGCTGTTAAACTCGACCCTAACCTGGGTGCTTCAGGATTATTTACTAATGAATATCGAAGATCGGCTGCGGCAGCCTTTGCAAAGCTTATCTAGAATCATGTTGGAAAATTTACTTGAGCCGATGGTACAGAACCAGAAGAATGATAAGGGGTTTACTGATTTTTTCAAAAATTATATCGGAGAAATATCCAAACGGGATCTTCTGGAACTAAAGAAAAGAGGTAAACAATTTTTGCTTCCGATAGAACTTTTAGCCGAATATCACTCGGGGGTCATTAGTTTACTTGTGACGTGGTGGATATATCATTTCGAAGAAGATATGACAGCAGAACAGATGGATCAATATTATTACCAATTAATTAACGAAAAAATCATGTTAGAATAG
- a CDS encoding phosphotransferase, whose protein sequence is MLREIKEQFTEEILTEAIKRYDINNDTVRSLGGYESFVYEYQKNNAFFILKISHTIRRSRNNIRGEIEFLNFLSNKGLAVSNAVPSTRGNMVEEIAAENGSFLAISYEMSLGKEVSDEDWNESLYEKWGEFLGKIHHATKGYEWSNPAFKRQAWDQEVQLKAEKYLRPDDVMISILKERLTKLTSLPKSKDTYGLTHTDFHQSNFYLHNGDIYLFDFDDYGYTYFVNDIGITLYYALSYPFKEFENKAEYYKLFFRHFMKGYLKENTIQEEEIVYLQDSIKLRHALLYINFHQANDVSNLDEESMNWLKELQRVAASDDPMLPIDFVQEFKSIYNSIH, encoded by the coding sequence ATGTTACGAGAAATTAAAGAGCAATTCACTGAAGAGATCCTTACCGAAGCAATAAAGCGATATGACATTAATAATGACACTGTTCGTTCATTGGGCGGTTATGAAAGCTTTGTTTATGAATACCAGAAAAACAACGCATTTTTCATATTAAAAATCTCACATACAATTAGAAGATCAAGAAATAATATACGGGGTGAAATTGAATTTTTAAATTTTCTGTCGAATAAAGGACTTGCAGTTTCAAATGCTGTTCCATCGACCAGGGGTAACATGGTTGAAGAAATTGCTGCAGAAAATGGTTCGTTCCTAGCCATTTCATACGAAATGTCTCTTGGAAAAGAAGTGTCGGATGAAGATTGGAATGAATCGCTTTACGAAAAATGGGGCGAATTTCTTGGGAAAATCCATCATGCCACAAAGGGTTATGAATGGAGTAATCCGGCGTTTAAACGACAAGCCTGGGACCAAGAAGTTCAATTAAAGGCGGAGAAATACCTGCGACCTGATGATGTAATGATTTCAATTCTAAAAGAAAGATTAACAAAACTTACTTCTCTGCCCAAGTCCAAAGATACATACGGTTTGACTCATACTGATTTTCATCAAAGTAATTTTTATCTGCATAACGGAGACATTTATTTGTTCGATTTTGATGATTACGGTTATACGTATTTCGTAAACGATATTGGGATTACATTGTATTATGCACTTTCTTATCCGTTTAAGGAATTTGAAAATAAAGCGGAATATTATAAATTGTTTTTCCGCCATTTTATGAAAGGATATCTGAAGGAAAATACAATCCAAGAAGAAGAAATAGTATATTTACAAGATTCTATTAAACTTCGTCATGCATTGCTGTATATTAATTTTCATCAAGCAAACGATGTGTCAAATTTGGATGAAGAATCAATGAACTGGTTAAAAGAGCTTCAACGAGTAGCCGCTTCTGATGACCCTATGCTGCCGATTGATTTTGTTCAAGAATTTAAAAGCATTTATAATAGTATTCATTAA
- a CDS encoding HPr family phosphocarrier protein — translation MQKIFTIIDENGIHARPATALVSAAMKFNDVELYAEATGIKINLKSILGLLSLDLYPGDALTLIAEGNEENEALSTLHDVMIKEGLGVLHD, via the coding sequence ATTCAAAAAATATTCACTATCATTGATGAAAACGGAATTCATGCTCGCCCAGCAACAGCCCTGGTAAGTGCAGCCATGAAATTTAATGATGTTGAACTATATGCTGAAGCTACTGGCATAAAAATAAACCTCAAGTCGATTCTCGGCCTTTTGTCTCTAGATCTTTATCCAGGGGATGCGTTGACTTTAATCGCGGAAGGCAACGAAGAGAATGAAGCGTTAAGCACTCTTCATGATGTTATGATTAAAGAAGGGCTGGGAGTGCTTCATGATTAA
- a CDS encoding Fe-S cluster assembly protein HesB has translation MEEGQYVRIYEKYIGGGSDAFTIGINASATPIDPALVQSIEGFHFFVEKTDAWILQDELLQIDCNENGIFSSKISY, from the coding sequence TTGGAAGAGGGACAATATGTAAGGATTTATGAAAAATATATCGGAGGAGGCTCAGATGCTTTTACGATTGGCATAAATGCGAGTGCTACACCGATCGATCCCGCATTGGTTCAATCCATTGAAGGATTTCATTTCTTTGTTGAAAAAACAGATGCCTGGATCTTACAGGATGAACTTCTCCAAATTGACTGTAATGAAAATGGCATATTTTCAAGCAAAATCTCCTATTGA
- a CDS encoding MFS transporter, whose amino-acid sequence MTTNNQIGIFDAQYRAPTIGIMLVLATVAFEGLAITTIAAKMAQSLEGIHLYGWIFSAFLLSQLIGTLVMGQQVDKRGVFTSMLVSFSVFVLGTVVSAISIDMHMLIAGRALQGFGAGALITCVYTCVTLHYPDALRTQILAAFSMAFVLPSLIGPYVAGLIASYISWRYVFWIVLPLIGLALSLTFRSFRDLQLRQDLTGPARATDSKIIYAILLAVGTGLLLTGLGMITDWKGIVLTLGGIVVMIPPMRKLLPVGTFSVKKGLPATLVSRGLYVACYFTTESFVILALTEVKGLSADLAGLLVAAGSLSWSAAAWLQAKLDARDQGLARKGRVMTGIGIMIAGTVLVILALILTDGGIILILLSQMITGFGVGLANPTTAAIALQHAMPRKEGEMSANLQFVDSFYMGVSIGVGGALIALSETLQWGISTGVLIVLTLQLLLVLLSFLAALRINKLVHQEHHPISQVKDNISM is encoded by the coding sequence ATGACAACCAACAATCAGATTGGGATTTTTGATGCTCAGTACAGGGCGCCTACAATTGGTATTATGCTGGTTCTAGCAACCGTAGCTTTCGAAGGGCTGGCTATCACGACTATTGCCGCGAAAATGGCACAAAGTTTAGAGGGCATTCATTTATACGGTTGGATCTTCAGCGCATTTTTGTTATCTCAGCTTATTGGAACCTTGGTTATGGGTCAGCAGGTTGACAAGCGCGGTGTTTTTACATCCATGCTGGTATCTTTTAGTGTTTTTGTGCTAGGAACTGTGGTCTCCGCTATTTCTATCGATATGCACATGCTTATTGCCGGAAGAGCCCTTCAAGGTTTTGGAGCGGGGGCCCTGATCACATGCGTTTATACCTGTGTGACATTGCATTATCCAGATGCACTTCGTACTCAAATCCTGGCCGCATTCTCCATGGCATTTGTACTGCCTTCCTTGATCGGGCCTTATGTAGCAGGCCTTATTGCTTCCTATATCTCGTGGCGATATGTTTTCTGGATCGTTCTACCTTTAATTGGATTGGCGCTCAGTCTTACATTCCGCTCTTTCCGTGATTTGCAGCTTCGGCAAGATCTGACAGGTCCAGCGCGAGCAACCGACTCGAAGATTATTTATGCGATTCTACTTGCCGTTGGAACGGGGCTGTTACTCACAGGACTTGGTATGATAACCGATTGGAAAGGCATAGTACTCACTTTGGGTGGAATAGTCGTCATGATCCCACCAATGCGTAAACTGCTGCCTGTGGGCACTTTTTCGGTGAAAAAAGGATTGCCTGCTACTTTGGTTTCCAGAGGGCTATATGTTGCTTGTTATTTTACAACGGAAAGTTTTGTGATCTTGGCACTAACCGAAGTGAAGGGGTTATCAGCTGACCTTGCTGGCCTTCTTGTAGCAGCAGGTTCTCTGAGCTGGTCCGCCGCAGCGTGGTTGCAAGCCAAGCTTGATGCACGAGATCAAGGTCTTGCCCGAAAGGGCAGAGTCATGACCGGCATTGGGATTATGATCGCTGGAACTGTACTCGTGATCCTGGCTCTTATTTTGACGGACGGTGGAATTATACTCATCCTTCTCTCGCAAATGATTACAGGGTTCGGTGTTGGATTGGCCAACCCTACTACTGCAGCCATTGCTTTACAACATGCCATGCCCAGGAAAGAGGGAGAAATGTCCGCGAATCTGCAATTTGTGGATTCCTTCTATATGGGAGTAAGCATTGGAGTTGGTGGCGCTCTGATTGCCTTGTCCGAAACTTTACAATGGGGCATATCGACAGGCGTTTTGATCGTGTTAACACTGCAATTACTATTAGTCTTGTTAAGTTTCTTGGCAGCACTACGAATTAACAAACTCGTTCATCAAGAACATCATCCGATCAGCCAGGTGAAGGACAACATTTCCATGTAA
- a CDS encoding D-alanyl-D-alanine carboxypeptidase family protein — MIFRIFKPLITVIVVCILAIFVLPLAVSATNQGTLNSSGMSDIPTVESLHLNVKSAILIEQTTGDVLLSINADQGFAPASMVKMMTEYIVAKKVRTGELSWDDIVTVTDHASKSIGTRAFLAEGDQHTVKELYTAMAVGSANDAAIALSEHVSGTEQNFVTLMNEEAKRMELTKTHFINATGLSRADMPEGFLPDEMGETLMSAKDAATLAKNLIQDEPDYADVTAIPVYKMRKSDKDPIVNSNRMLETNKAIPSYAYEGLDGLKTGYTESAGYCFTGTAERNGMRLISVVMGTPSMGSRFEETAKVLDYGFNHFTMNQVIPAGSLVTGMETSPVKGGKEKNVQIVTKDDVYFILPKSDVSTQPIATVNLVPGGLAAPVVAGTKAGTATFTYVVKGQSVVQLRTVDLITERTVEKENWFMLLLRSIGGFFSAD; from the coding sequence TTGATTTTTAGAATATTCAAACCATTAATCACAGTAATCGTCGTTTGTATACTGGCAATATTTGTGTTACCGCTCGCAGTTTCAGCCACGAACCAAGGAACACTTAACTCATCGGGGATGTCTGACATACCGACTGTGGAATCATTGCATCTTAATGTTAAATCCGCCATTCTTATTGAACAAACTACAGGAGATGTTCTATTGTCCATCAACGCCGATCAGGGCTTTGCGCCGGCAAGTATGGTCAAAATGATGACAGAGTACATTGTTGCCAAAAAAGTTAGAACAGGAGAACTATCCTGGGATGACATCGTTACAGTCACCGATCATGCATCTAAAAGCATAGGTACCCGTGCATTTCTTGCAGAAGGAGATCAGCATACGGTAAAAGAACTGTACACCGCAATGGCAGTGGGATCCGCGAATGATGCTGCCATTGCTCTTTCTGAGCATGTATCGGGCACAGAACAGAACTTTGTAACACTTATGAATGAGGAAGCCAAACGCATGGAACTGACTAAAACCCATTTTATCAATGCTACCGGACTGAGCCGCGCTGACATGCCAGAAGGCTTTCTCCCTGATGAAATGGGAGAAACGCTGATGTCAGCAAAAGACGCGGCCACATTGGCGAAAAACCTTATTCAAGATGAACCAGATTATGCTGATGTCACAGCCATTCCTGTTTACAAGATGCGTAAGTCCGATAAAGATCCAATTGTCAATTCAAACCGGATGCTAGAGACTAACAAAGCTATTCCGAGTTATGCTTATGAGGGCTTGGATGGGCTCAAGACAGGATATACCGAAAGCGCAGGCTATTGCTTTACCGGAACTGCAGAGCGCAATGGTATGCGTTTAATCAGTGTTGTCATGGGGACTCCATCGATGGGGAGCCGCTTCGAAGAGACGGCAAAGGTATTAGACTATGGATTCAATCACTTTACAATGAACCAAGTAATTCCTGCTGGGAGTTTAGTCACTGGGATGGAAACATCTCCTGTCAAGGGTGGGAAAGAAAAAAATGTTCAGATAGTAACAAAAGATGATGTTTATTTTATTCTCCCGAAATCAGATGTATCTACCCAACCTATTGCTACAGTCAATTTAGTTCCTGGTGGGCTCGCTGCCCCTGTGGTAGCTGGTACAAAAGCTGGAACGGCGACATTTACTTACGTAGTCAAAGGGCAAAGCGTCGTACAATTAAGAACGGTTGATTTAATCACTGAGCGAACAGTGGAGAAAGAAAACTGGTTTATGTTACTTCTTCGGTCAATTGGTGGTTTTTTTAGTGCTGATTAA
- a CDS encoding macrolide family glycosyltransferase, protein MARVLVVITPAEGHVNPSLGLVTQLTNNGEEVIYVCTEEYRSRIEQTGAQILTYPFPQDAFSHDPVLKPQEYKHSYQFIYMMVSGIIRRIIPNVLRVIENQKFDYIIFDSLMGWGGTILSEKLGIPAVCSIASFAFVEPLGSGSDLNETETKELYETTMKITTELSEEFQVSIPAMEKIPAHAGQLKLVYTSRYFQPQAEKLDDRFIFTGPSIITRQDAPAFAFELLRERYPQTVYIAMGTILNKNLGFYQLCFEALGDLPVNVVLSSGKYTDMDPLTEQIPPNFIVKPYIAQLDMLQHTDVFITHAGMNSTSEALYYNVPMVMIPLTSDQPLVADRVQELGAGITLNKHNLSAIDLREAVTEVLHNSLYKRQAYLIGESLRQAGGYKRAAEMIMSHMGSARGSYTI, encoded by the coding sequence ATGGCACGTGTATTAGTAGTCATTACTCCAGCTGAAGGACATGTGAATCCGTCGTTAGGATTAGTTACTCAGTTGACGAACAATGGTGAGGAAGTCATCTATGTATGCACGGAGGAGTATCGTTCCCGAATTGAACAAACCGGTGCCCAGATACTTACCTATCCATTTCCACAAGATGCCTTCTCTCATGATCCGGTGTTGAAACCCCAGGAGTACAAGCATTCTTATCAGTTCATTTATATGATGGTAAGCGGTATCATTCGGAGGATCATCCCCAATGTGCTGCGAGTAATAGAGAATCAAAAGTTTGACTATATAATCTTTGATTCCCTGATGGGATGGGGAGGGACTATTCTTTCAGAAAAACTGGGAATTCCCGCGGTGTGTTCGATTGCCTCCTTTGCTTTTGTAGAGCCTCTCGGGTCTGGATCAGACCTTAATGAGACGGAGACGAAGGAGCTTTATGAGACTACGATGAAGATAACAACTGAGTTATCCGAAGAGTTTCAAGTGAGTATTCCAGCCATGGAAAAGATTCCGGCACATGCAGGTCAGTTAAAGCTCGTGTACACCAGCCGTTATTTTCAGCCGCAGGCAGAAAAGCTGGATGATCGTTTTATTTTCACTGGTCCTTCGATCATAACACGTCAAGATGCTCCGGCCTTCGCGTTCGAGCTGCTTCGTGAACGGTACCCTCAAACCGTGTACATTGCCATGGGTACGATTTTAAATAAGAACTTGGGTTTCTATCAGCTTTGCTTTGAAGCATTAGGGGATCTACCCGTGAATGTTGTTCTATCTTCAGGGAAATACACGGATATGGATCCGCTGACGGAACAAATTCCTCCTAATTTTATCGTCAAGCCATACATTGCACAGTTGGACATGCTGCAGCATACAGATGTTTTTATTACACATGCTGGAATGAACAGCACGAGTGAGGCGCTATATTACAACGTTCCGATGGTGATGATCCCATTAACGTCAGATCAGCCTCTTGTTGCAGATCGGGTACAGGAGTTGGGTGCGGGTATTACTTTGAATAAACATAACCTCAGTGCAATTGATTTGAGAGAGGCGGTAACAGAAGTCCTGCACAATTCACTTTATAAACGGCAGGCTTACCTCATCGGTGAATCTTTACGCCAGGCTGGCGGTTACAAGCGGGCTGCCGAAATGATCATGAGTCATATGGGTTCAGCCCGAGGAAGTTACACAATTTAG
- a CDS encoding isochorismatase family cysteine hydrolase: MSHYTEPNWMRSALITIDIQNDNSLPGSKAEVPGTAAILPTMKQLVEAYRRAKQPIIHVIRLYKADGSNVDLCRREIVENGFHFVVPNTTGADLVSEIKPADSPVLNGDLLLNGQFQQLGEYDWVMYKPRWGAFYQTYLEEFLVQKGIDTLIFAGCNFPNCPRTSMYEASERDFKVVMTVDAISGIYNKGIEEIISIGVSAIKSSDVLKNLNAIHGSIE; the protein is encoded by the coding sequence ATGTCACATTATACTGAGCCTAATTGGATGCGTAGTGCATTAATTACAATTGACATCCAAAATGATAACTCCCTTCCCGGTTCCAAAGCCGAGGTACCAGGAACTGCCGCTATTTTACCAACGATGAAGCAGCTAGTAGAAGCATATCGCAGAGCAAAGCAGCCAATCATTCACGTCATTCGATTGTATAAAGCAGATGGATCTAATGTAGATCTTTGTCGCAGAGAAATAGTGGAAAATGGATTTCATTTTGTTGTACCCAATACAACTGGTGCTGATCTAGTAAGCGAAATTAAGCCAGCAGATAGTCCAGTCCTCAATGGGGACCTACTCCTCAATGGTCAATTTCAACAATTGGGTGAATATGATTGGGTGATGTACAAACCTAGATGGGGAGCGTTCTACCAAACATATCTTGAAGAATTCCTCGTTCAGAAAGGTATTGATACTTTAATTTTTGCTGGATGCAACTTCCCTAACTGTCCGCGAACAAGTATGTATGAAGCTAGTGAGAGGGATTTCAAAGTAGTTATGACCGTCGATGCTATATCAGGTATATACAACAAAGGGATAGAAGAAATTATAAGTATCGGAGTATCTGCTATAAAATCAAGTGATGTTCTAAAAAATTTAAATGCCATACACGGGAGTATAGAATAA
- a CDS encoding MFS transporter, whose translation MKKNILLLIALFAAALNLRPAINSIAPLLDDIQGDLGMSAALASLLTSIPVLCMGLFSPFAVKASGKWGIERIIGYSLLIIGIGTVIRFFTHSTLVLLLSSLITGIGIASIGPLISGFIKKYFPEHVPSIVAVYSIALTIGAAGSSMLSGPLHGYYHSWQKAIGLWAFIAFIAAIIWFFSVTPVASQSIRSSESTKIKLPWRNRKAWTLTFSFGSMAMLMYSFTAWLPLIIQEMGYSKAYATLCLTVFVVIQIPISLVLPILLKTFPSRRVWMITESLIVLVSLILLLSNASPIIATFLFGLGGSGLFTLNLMLPIDATSNANDATSWSAMQQSVGYVIGALGPIMLGWIHDVSHSFTPAIMVMIFISILMIVTQIASTSKKQTFLNL comes from the coding sequence ATGAAAAAAAATATTTTATTACTTATAGCTTTATTTGCAGCAGCTTTGAATTTACGACCAGCAATTAATTCTATAGCTCCACTATTGGATGATATTCAAGGAGATCTTGGAATGAGTGCTGCATTAGCCAGCTTGCTGACTTCAATACCTGTACTTTGCATGGGGCTTTTCTCACCATTTGCAGTAAAAGCAAGTGGGAAATGGGGAATTGAACGAATTATCGGGTACTCCTTATTAATTATAGGAATTGGAACGGTTATTCGTTTCTTTACTCATTCTACTCTTGTTCTTCTCTTATCTTCCTTAATCACAGGAATAGGTATTGCATCTATCGGTCCACTAATCTCAGGTTTTATTAAAAAGTACTTCCCTGAACATGTTCCATCTATTGTTGCAGTCTACAGCATTGCATTAACCATTGGGGCCGCTGGCAGCTCGATGCTTTCCGGTCCATTGCACGGGTATTACCATTCTTGGCAGAAAGCAATTGGGCTATGGGCATTTATTGCTTTTATTGCTGCAATAATCTGGTTTTTTTCGGTTACTCCTGTAGCTAGTCAATCAATTAGATCTTCAGAAAGTACGAAAATCAAATTGCCTTGGAGGAACAGAAAAGCCTGGACTCTCACTTTTTCGTTTGGATCAATGGCCATGTTAATGTATTCTTTTACAGCTTGGCTTCCATTAATTATTCAGGAGATGGGTTATTCAAAAGCCTACGCAACACTCTGCCTTACTGTTTTTGTTGTGATTCAAATCCCTATTAGTTTAGTACTTCCAATATTATTAAAGACATTCCCTTCAAGACGAGTTTGGATGATTACTGAGTCTTTAATTGTACTGGTTAGTTTAATTCTACTACTTTCTAATGCTTCGCCAATTATTGCAACTTTTCTTTTTGGTCTTGGGGGTAGTGGATTATTCACTTTAAATCTTATGTTGCCAATAGATGCTACAAGTAATGCCAATGATGCTACTTCTTGGTCAGCAATGCAACAGTCTGTTGGTTATGTTATTGGTGCGTTAGGCCCAATTATGTTAGGTTGGATTCATGATGTTTCTCATAGTTTTACACCTGCTATTATGGTGATGATATTTATCAGTATTTTAATGATAGTTACGCAAATTGCATCGACCTCAAAAAAGCAAACCTTTTTAAACCTATAG
- a CDS encoding FAD-dependent monooxygenase: MSDMKKAVVIGAGIAGLITARMLSEYYEEVCVIERDEFPSEPLNRQGVPQSYHPHRVQPRGGLIMENYFPGYNDELIALGAISSHEEKLVVINRYGTLVNKEDASSFKNASCSRALLEWVLRKRIQNISHISFLTSTEVTGLMVSEDQRSITGIYTKERSGDKQEERIPADMVIDASGRSSKLIRWLDKIGLSVPEPEVLKVSLGYSTRYYKIKSSIPNEWVMSDSDPEQGIRAGIFTRIEDDIAGLILFNAGGDEYPSTQPEEFQEQLKHLFASDKIVELMERVEPVQGPRGYRISESVRQHFELMETWPSGLLVLGDAFCSFDPIHGQGITVAAIEAETIGKCLETQQTHPDPQFERKVLIRMQQAIEPAWWLSSVADLRWKGVEHGGPFELKGVAFAQKYINLFTKQAMKKSYQEQDNHLFFMQFLMNALILPPSEYFNSDILNMILNDNGSEEEMELRAELGVLNPDLFQQRLDEIIPSFQLEYDEQIKKLLESLQPATS; this comes from the coding sequence ATGTCTGACATGAAAAAAGCGGTAGTGATTGGGGCAGGGATTGCAGGATTGATTACTGCAAGAATGTTATCTGAATATTATGAAGAAGTATGTGTTATTGAAAGAGATGAATTCCCTTCGGAGCCGCTGAACCGGCAGGGTGTACCTCAATCTTATCATCCACATCGTGTACAACCACGCGGCGGACTCATTATGGAAAATTACTTTCCAGGGTATAATGACGAATTGATCGCATTAGGCGCAATCTCTTCACACGAAGAGAAGCTTGTGGTTATCAATCGATACGGTACATTAGTTAATAAGGAGGATGCTTCTTCCTTTAAAAATGCATCGTGCAGCAGAGCTCTACTGGAATGGGTGCTGCGCAAGCGAATCCAGAACATTTCTCATATAAGCTTCTTAACAAGTACGGAAGTTACCGGGCTAATGGTATCTGAAGATCAGCGTTCCATTACAGGCATTTATACAAAAGAAAGAAGCGGGGATAAACAGGAAGAACGAATTCCAGCCGATATGGTTATTGATGCCTCCGGACGTTCTTCCAAATTGATCAGATGGCTTGATAAGATAGGATTGTCTGTGCCGGAACCGGAGGTGCTGAAGGTATCTCTTGGTTACAGTACCCGCTATTACAAAATAAAATCATCTATTCCGAACGAATGGGTGATGTCTGATTCAGATCCTGAACAAGGTATTCGTGCAGGCATATTTACGCGCATTGAGGATGATATCGCTGGACTCATTCTTTTCAATGCTGGAGGAGATGAGTATCCGTCCACTCAGCCAGAGGAGTTTCAAGAACAACTCAAACATTTGTTTGCTTCAGATAAAATTGTAGAGTTGATGGAACGGGTGGAGCCTGTGCAAGGGCCACGCGGATACCGTATATCCGAGTCTGTTCGTCAGCATTTTGAACTCATGGAGACTTGGCCCTCTGGATTACTCGTCCTTGGCGATGCTTTTTGCAGCTTCGATCCAATTCATGGACAAGGTATCACAGTTGCTGCAATTGAAGCGGAGACTATAGGGAAATGTTTAGAGACACAACAAACACATCCTGATCCACAGTTTGAGCGAAAAGTGTTAATTCGTATGCAGCAGGCTATCGAACCGGCTTGGTGGTTAAGTTCTGTGGCCGACCTGCGTTGGAAAGGGGTTGAGCATGGTGGGCCATTCGAATTGAAAGGAGTTGCTTTTGCTCAGAAATATATCAATTTGTTTACGAAGCAGGCAATGAAAAAATCTTATCAGGAACAAGATAATCATCTCTTTTTTATGCAGTTCCTGATGAATGCTTTAATCCTTCCTCCAAGTGAATATTTTAATAGTGATATCCTGAACATGATTCTGAACGACAACGGTTCAGAAGAAGAAATGGAGTTAAGAGCTGAACTTGGTGTGCTAAATCCGGATTTGTTCCAGCAAAGATTAGATGAAATCATTCCATCATTTCAACTGGAATATGATGAACAAATCAAGAAACTACTCGAATCATTACAGCCTGCTACGAGCTAA
- a CDS encoding AraC family transcriptional regulator translates to MSVGRSTFIMSGDRYFESGIRINVNRVSETFELNTHSHEFIEITYTSEGAGVHYIDDEAVPVEHGTLFFIPIGCSHVFRPRTCTKDDPLIVYNCLFQKEYLSEIQSCFPQASEIFEYFADKQLLWFSIKDPDGSYHFLFQELYREYSAKPPGYLAVLSALVVQILIGLYRQRFQNDAAFEYKQQWMAVDEAIAFIKNNYASRLRLSDLASKANLSKRHFSRLFQNQIGMNFTNYLHNIRMDAACRLLTEGHSSVTEISASVGYSDMKFFHQLFKKKIGMTPLEYRNRL, encoded by the coding sequence ATGAGTGTCGGACGTAGCACTTTTATCATGTCCGGAGATCGTTATTTCGAGTCTGGTATTCGGATTAATGTAAACAGGGTTAGTGAAACATTTGAACTAAATACCCACTCCCATGAGTTTATAGAGATAACATATACAAGTGAAGGTGCAGGTGTACATTACATTGACGATGAAGCAGTTCCTGTTGAGCATGGGACTTTATTTTTTATTCCAATTGGTTGTAGTCATGTGTTTAGACCCAGAACGTGTACGAAAGACGATCCACTTATCGTTTATAACTGTTTGTTTCAGAAGGAATATTTAAGCGAAATTCAATCCTGTTTCCCTCAAGCATCGGAAATTTTTGAATATTTTGCAGACAAACAATTACTTTGGTTCTCGATAAAAGATCCAGATGGATCGTATCATTTCTTATTTCAAGAACTATATCGTGAATACTCGGCAAAACCTCCAGGATATTTAGCCGTACTTTCCGCTCTTGTCGTGCAAATATTAATCGGTTTATATAGGCAGCGGTTTCAGAATGATGCGGCCTTTGAGTATAAACAACAATGGATGGCAGTCGACGAAGCAATAGCATTTATTAAAAACAATTATGCGAGCAGGCTTAGACTTAGCGATCTTGCTAGTAAAGCAAACCTTAGCAAACGGCATTTCAGCCGCCTGTTTCAGAATCAGATCGGAATGAACTTTACTAATTACTTGCATAACATTCGTATGGATGCTGCATGTCGTCTTCTGACGGAAGGTCATAGCAGTGTAACAGAAATTTCCGCATCGGTCGGATATTCGGACATGAAGTTTTTTCATCAACTATTCAAGAAAAAAATAGGAATGACACCCCTAGAGTACAGAAATAGGTTGTGA
- a CDS encoding TetR/AcrR family transcriptional regulator: protein MMRTQDYNDISVTQIINVSGVGRATFYRLFDDKSDVVLYQMESVFNELIRRMGPSTDPNVVVKSLFDLCLYHKLLFLSLVKANLYGEFQTQLAFVMGEKLKFIKEEYTYFRVQ, encoded by the coding sequence TTGATGCGAACACAGGATTATAACGATATCTCCGTCACGCAGATCATTAACGTGTCCGGCGTGGGTAGAGCCACCTTTTATCGTTTGTTTGACGATAAATCGGATGTCGTGCTGTACCAGATGGAATCGGTATTCAATGAATTAATCCGGCGTATGGGCCCCAGTACCGATCCCAATGTGGTAGTTAAATCTTTATTTGATCTCTGTCTTTACCACAAACTGCTCTTTTTATCCTTGGTAAAAGCAAATCTGTATGGGGAGTTTCAAACCCAGCTAGCCTTTGTAATGGGTGAAAAACTGAAATTCATTAAAGAAGAGTATACATATTT